In Dermatophilus congolensis, a genomic segment contains:
- a CDS encoding alpha/beta fold hydrolase: protein MTPVEIRSQLTGLPGIDPAWSRTVTAVDADGIDRTWHILDTHAPSGSDKETKPTRGTLLCVHGNPTWSYLWRHILAAPAPGWRVIAVDQLGMGFSENPRGSMAQPRTLAQRIKDLAGLTQALNLTGRVVAAGHDWGGMVATGWALEHRELLAGLVLANTTVHHDFDAGLPTALKFSLTPRTLKAATVDTPAFVRGTTAVSSPRPSRDVQNAYALPYRTRTDRSFVGQFVADIPTTSGHPTRATMRHLADGLSAMGSETAPVPVLLLRGPKDPVFSEAHLRDLQARLPHADVHRYEGASHLVLEDAPRTTEDIARWIETRIDQHGASINSDPATHDGRPPQAPFAVGTPAQPWSGLTDLAHRDPEALCVAEVATGRRITFGQIDTDIEHVALGLRDAGLRPGDRVALLVEPGIDLTVAAYAAWRAGGVIVVADAGLGLSGMGRALRGAGVHHVIAMSKAMPALPALRVPGTRFLVGDLPRLARKVLGVRASFDDLRARGRALAAGGHALPDSRKPEDDAAVLFTSGATGPSKGVVYTLDQIRAQVGGFGHIYRLTPGDRLVAAFAPFALYGPALGVAGVVPDMKVTAPATLTAAALADAVTAARGTTVFASPAALRNVLATAEQLQPSQRRALAGVKIVMSAGAPVPLTLLRRLSDTVFPHAEMHTPYGMTECLPVSDITLDELEQVYAPERMQDGVCVGHAIESVQIMVAPLPAVPDGPDGDLTAEAGVVGEICVRAPHMKDRYDQLWGVDDASKNPRGWHRTGDVGHLDRDGRLWVEGRRVHVIHTAEGPLTPVGLEQRVESLDGVANAAVVGVGPRGLQQLVVVLTPDERGLAHAAGGVLADQALHTAVRAAADRPVAAVLVRDSMPVDIRHQSKIDRTALACWAEDVLAGNGGRR, encoded by the coding sequence GTGACACCGGTAGAAATCCGCAGCCAGCTCACCGGCCTGCCCGGAATAGACCCTGCTTGGTCACGCACCGTCACAGCGGTCGATGCCGATGGGATCGACCGCACCTGGCACATCCTTGACACCCACGCCCCCAGCGGGAGTGACAAAGAAACCAAGCCAACCCGCGGCACTCTTCTATGCGTTCACGGAAACCCCACATGGTCCTACTTATGGCGTCACATCCTGGCTGCTCCTGCCCCGGGATGGCGCGTCATCGCAGTCGACCAACTCGGCATGGGATTCTCTGAGAACCCGCGCGGATCCATGGCACAGCCACGAACTCTGGCACAACGCATCAAAGACCTCGCCGGACTGACCCAAGCTCTCAACCTCACCGGACGCGTCGTGGCCGCAGGGCACGACTGGGGTGGCATGGTCGCTACTGGATGGGCCCTTGAACACCGTGAACTGCTCGCTGGCCTCGTACTGGCCAACACCACTGTCCACCATGACTTCGACGCAGGCCTGCCCACCGCGCTGAAATTCAGTCTCACACCGCGCACCCTCAAAGCAGCCACGGTGGATACCCCCGCCTTCGTACGCGGCACTACTGCAGTCAGCAGCCCCCGGCCATCTCGCGATGTGCAAAACGCCTACGCCTTGCCTTACCGCACCCGCACTGACCGATCCTTCGTGGGGCAATTCGTCGCCGACATCCCCACCACTTCGGGACACCCAACCCGCGCCACGATGAGGCACCTCGCCGACGGTTTGAGCGCAATGGGGTCCGAAACTGCCCCTGTACCTGTGCTTCTGCTTCGTGGCCCTAAAGACCCTGTCTTCTCCGAAGCACACCTACGTGACTTGCAGGCGCGGCTACCCCACGCCGATGTACATCGTTACGAGGGCGCATCGCATCTGGTTCTTGAAGATGCTCCCCGCACCACTGAGGACATCGCCCGCTGGATCGAAACCCGCATCGACCAGCATGGCGCCTCCATCAACAGCGACCCAGCAACGCACGACGGACGCCCACCCCAGGCGCCTTTCGCTGTTGGAACCCCTGCCCAGCCCTGGTCTGGATTGACCGACTTGGCTCACCGTGACCCAGAGGCACTCTGCGTCGCTGAAGTTGCTACTGGACGCCGAATCACCTTCGGACAGATCGACACTGACATCGAGCATGTTGCTTTAGGGCTGCGCGATGCAGGGTTACGCCCCGGTGACCGCGTCGCTTTGCTCGTCGAACCAGGCATCGATCTGACTGTCGCCGCCTATGCTGCCTGGCGCGCCGGAGGCGTCATCGTCGTCGCTGACGCTGGTCTTGGCCTGTCCGGTATGGGACGTGCTCTGCGCGGCGCAGGTGTCCACCACGTCATCGCCATGAGCAAAGCCATGCCAGCGTTGCCAGCGCTGCGCGTTCCTGGAACTCGCTTCCTCGTCGGTGACTTACCGCGCTTGGCACGAAAAGTTCTTGGCGTACGCGCATCCTTTGACGACCTACGTGCTCGGGGGCGTGCCCTCGCTGCTGGCGGGCACGCTCTCCCAGATAGTCGCAAGCCTGAAGACGACGCTGCCGTGCTTTTCACTTCCGGTGCTACAGGCCCCAGCAAAGGTGTCGTTTACACGCTCGATCAAATCCGCGCTCAGGTAGGCGGTTTCGGGCATATCTACCGACTCACACCTGGTGACCGTCTCGTCGCCGCATTTGCGCCTTTCGCGCTGTATGGACCTGCCCTTGGCGTTGCTGGTGTTGTTCCTGACATGAAAGTCACTGCTCCAGCCACTCTCACTGCGGCTGCACTAGCTGATGCGGTCACTGCCGCGCGAGGCACCACTGTTTTCGCTTCACCTGCGGCTCTTCGCAATGTGTTAGCGACCGCCGAGCAGCTTCAACCCAGTCAGCGTCGTGCGCTGGCAGGAGTGAAGATCGTGATGTCTGCAGGGGCCCCAGTCCCGCTCACGCTTCTGCGCCGCCTGAGCGACACTGTTTTCCCTCACGCAGAAATGCACACGCCGTATGGCATGACCGAATGTCTGCCCGTCTCGGACATCACCCTTGACGAACTTGAGCAGGTATATGCGCCAGAGCGCATGCAAGATGGTGTCTGCGTGGGGCACGCAATCGAAAGCGTCCAGATTATGGTCGCTCCTTTGCCTGCTGTTCCTGATGGCCCCGATGGTGATCTCACCGCTGAGGCTGGCGTAGTGGGGGAAATTTGTGTGCGGGCACCGCACATGAAAGACCGATACGACCAGCTGTGGGGCGTTGATGATGCTTCCAAGAACCCTCGTGGCTGGCATCGCACAGGTGACGTGGGGCACCTCGATAGAGATGGTCGCCTCTGGGTGGAAGGGCGACGTGTTCACGTTATTCATACAGCTGAGGGGCCTTTGACTCCGGTTGGGCTTGAACAGCGAGTTGAGTCGCTCGACGGTGTCGCGAACGCCGCTGTCGTGGGAGTCGGGCCACGTGGCCTACAACAACTCGTTGTGGTGCTCACCCCCGATGAGAGAGGTCTTGCCCACGCTGCTGGTGGGGTGTTAGCCGATCAAGCTCTGCACACTGCTGTCCGGGCAGCTGCGGATCGGCCAGTTGCTGCTGTGCTTGTCCGTGACAGCATGCCTGTTGATATTCGACACCAATCCAAAATTGATCGGACCGCTTTGGCTTGCTGGGCTGAGGATGTTCTTGCCGGGAACGGAGGACGGCGATGA
- a CDS encoding NAD-dependent epimerase/dehydratase family protein — protein sequence MKVLVTGASGMLGGGVAEALMQRGDEVTVLQRRASNIPGVREVLGDITVPGDVDRAMAGQETVVHLAAKVNITGRWEDYLRINAGGTLNMLDAARRHGICRFVHTSSPSVAHAGTSIVGQGAGPASPEHARGNYARSKAISERMALEEDLRSQQAGSGPAVVVLRPHIVWGPRDTQLVARIIRRAQAGRLPVVGNGAALIDTLYIDNAVDAFVAAVDRCIDVRGESFVVTNGEPRPVSEIFVSWARAGGVDPAPKVLPKRPALWVGSAVDVVTGLRERFGVLNEVDPPLTRFLVEQLSTAHWFDQRRTQQALRWTPKVSLDEGFARVAEYYCR from the coding sequence ATGAAGGTGCTCGTCACTGGTGCTTCGGGCATGCTCGGTGGCGGTGTTGCTGAGGCACTTATGCAACGCGGTGACGAGGTGACGGTGTTGCAGCGCCGTGCCAGCAATATCCCGGGTGTGCGTGAAGTTCTCGGAGACATCACTGTTCCTGGTGATGTGGACCGCGCTATGGCGGGTCAAGAGACTGTGGTGCACCTGGCAGCCAAAGTGAACATCACTGGCAGGTGGGAGGATTACCTGCGCATTAATGCCGGTGGCACTTTGAATATGCTGGATGCGGCTCGCCGTCACGGCATCTGCCGGTTTGTGCATACTTCTAGCCCGTCTGTGGCACATGCAGGTACATCGATTGTTGGTCAGGGCGCTGGTCCGGCCAGTCCTGAGCACGCTCGGGGTAACTACGCCCGTTCCAAAGCGATCTCTGAGCGTATGGCTCTAGAAGAGGATCTTCGTTCTCAGCAGGCAGGTAGTGGACCTGCGGTTGTGGTGTTGCGTCCTCATATTGTGTGGGGTCCGCGTGATACTCAGCTGGTGGCGCGGATTATTCGGCGTGCACAGGCAGGGCGGTTGCCGGTGGTTGGTAACGGTGCTGCGCTCATAGACACTCTCTATATCGATAATGCTGTGGATGCATTTGTTGCGGCAGTGGATCGCTGTATAGATGTACGGGGCGAGTCTTTCGTGGTGACTAATGGTGAGCCACGTCCTGTTTCGGAAATTTTTGTGTCGTGGGCGCGTGCCGGTGGTGTGGATCCGGCGCCCAAGGTGTTGCCTAAACGGCCTGCGTTGTGGGTTGGTAGTGCTGTGGATGTGGTGACGGGTTTGCGTGAACGGTTTGGTGTGCTGAATGAGGTTGACCCGCCGTTGACGCGGTTTTTGGTGGAGCAGTTGTCGACTGCGCACTGGTTTGATCAGCGCCGCACGCAGCAGGCTCTGAGATGGACTCCGAAGGTGAGTTTGGATGAGGGGTTTGCTCGGGTAGCTGAGTATTACTGCCGCTGA
- a CDS encoding citrate synthase — MSNVARLDLDGSTYELPIVVGTENEHAIDISKLRTETGYITLDDGYGNTGSTKSAITYIDGEAGILRYRGYPIEELAEGSSFVETAWLVIFGELPTIEQRDRFSDLLAENAMIDENMKKHFDGFPPKAHPMAILSAMIQTLSAHEPEVMEANDESSIETAAAVLISKVRTIAAAAYKSSIGEPIAYPRYNLKYVENFMHMMFSVPYKQFECTPAMSRALNLFLVLHADHEQNCSTSTVRMVASSQANIFASASAGVSALWGPRHGGANMAVIKMLEEIKERDIAVSEYVKKVKNKEDGVKLQGFGHRVYRNFDPRSKILRSAADDLFSELEVKDDLLDIAQELADAALNDDYFIERKLYPNVDFYSGIILRALGIPLEMFTVMFAIGRMPGWIANWKEIHDDPKGRIYRPRQIYTGETARSWKPRTER, encoded by the coding sequence ATGAGCAATGTGGCTCGCCTGGACCTGGACGGATCCACCTATGAACTACCCATCGTGGTGGGCACCGAGAACGAACACGCTATCGACATCTCGAAACTCCGTACCGAAACCGGCTACATCACCCTCGACGATGGATATGGCAACACCGGATCCACCAAATCCGCGATTACCTACATCGATGGCGAAGCAGGCATTCTCCGATACCGCGGCTACCCCATTGAAGAACTCGCCGAAGGAAGCTCCTTCGTCGAAACAGCCTGGCTCGTCATCTTCGGTGAACTCCCCACCATCGAGCAACGTGATCGCTTTAGCGACCTTCTCGCCGAAAACGCCATGATCGACGAGAACATGAAAAAACACTTCGATGGCTTTCCTCCAAAAGCACACCCCATGGCCATCCTCTCGGCCATGATCCAAACGCTTTCAGCCCATGAACCCGAAGTAATGGAAGCCAACGACGAAAGCAGCATCGAAACCGCTGCAGCCGTCCTCATCTCCAAAGTCCGCACCATCGCCGCCGCTGCCTACAAGTCAAGCATCGGCGAACCCATCGCCTACCCCCGCTACAACCTCAAATACGTCGAGAACTTCATGCACATGATGTTCTCCGTGCCCTACAAGCAATTCGAGTGCACCCCCGCTATGTCCCGCGCACTCAACCTGTTCCTTGTCCTGCACGCCGACCATGAGCAAAACTGCTCCACCTCCACCGTCCGCATGGTCGCCTCCAGCCAGGCCAACATCTTCGCCTCAGCCTCTGCAGGCGTCTCAGCGCTGTGGGGCCCCCGCCACGGCGGCGCCAACATGGCCGTTATCAAAATGCTCGAAGAGATCAAAGAACGCGACATCGCAGTCTCCGAGTACGTAAAGAAAGTCAAAAACAAAGAAGACGGCGTCAAACTTCAAGGGTTCGGTCACCGCGTTTACCGCAACTTTGACCCGCGATCGAAAATTCTGCGCTCGGCCGCAGACGACCTATTCTCCGAACTCGAAGTCAAAGATGATCTTCTCGACATCGCTCAAGAACTCGCTGACGCAGCCCTCAACGACGACTACTTCATCGAGCGCAAGCTTTACCCCAATGTCGACTTTTACTCCGGCATTATTCTGCGAGCCCTGGGCATACCCCTGGAAATGTTCACAGTCATGTTCGCCATAGGCCGCATGCCCGGATGGATCGCCAACTGGAAAGAAATCCACGACGACCCTAAAGGACGCATCTACCGGCCGCGCCAGATTTACACAGGTGAGACCGCACGTTCCTGGAAACCACGCACCGAACGCTGA
- a CDS encoding phosphoketolase family protein produces the protein MTTTSTNTWPTRTQAQAPELTEHTLHLIDKWWRAANYLSVGQIYLLNNPLLRRPLHRDDVKRRLLGHWGTTPGLNFLYAHMNRAIKERSLSAIYVTGPGHGGPGLVANTYLEGTYTETYPNITQDEAGMQRLFKQFSFPGGIPSHVAPETPGSIHEGGELGYALSHAYGAAFDNKDLLVFTVVGDGEAETGPLATSWHSNKFINPNTDGVVLPVLHLNGYKIANPTVLARIPEDELRDLMRGYGHKPHFFTGGFDDEDPITTHRRFAELLDTCLDEIADIKAKAAEGNTERPLWPMIVFRTPKGWTGPAEIDGKRSTDSWRAHQVPLASARDTEEHLHDLEKWLTSYNTDELFDSNGKLIDDIADQAPQGDLRMSANPITNGGLVLRDLKLPDWRDYAIDVKTPGTPMTEATRRLGTYFRDVIKMNPDNFRIFGPDETASNRLQDVYEVTDKQWNAEYYNTDSDDHLSRAGRVMEMLSEHQCQGWLEGYLLTGRHGMMSSYEAFIHIIDSMFNQHAKWLKVTNEIPWRAPIASLNYLLSSHVWRQDHNGFSHQDPGFIDHVVNKKSDIIRVYLPPDTNTLLSTWAHCLRSHQYVNVVVAGKQPAPNFLSADEAMKHCTRGIGIWKWAGTEVDGEEPDVVLACAGDVPTLETLAAASILREAIPDLKVRVVNVVDLMRLQDEKEHPHGLSNREFDNYFTSTKPVIFNYHGYPWLIHRLTYRRHGHANIHVRGFKEEGTTTTPFDMAMRNDIDRYHLVMDVIDQVPSLGAKYANLRQYMFDARTHARAYAYANGEDIPAVAQWVWPDAQNQADGQAVEATIATGGDNE, from the coding sequence ATGACCACAACATCCACCAACACCTGGCCCACCCGCACCCAAGCACAAGCCCCCGAACTCACCGAACATACTCTCCACCTCATCGACAAATGGTGGCGAGCAGCCAACTACCTCTCCGTAGGACAGATCTACCTACTCAACAACCCCCTCCTACGCCGCCCACTACACCGCGATGACGTCAAACGCCGACTCCTAGGCCACTGGGGAACCACCCCCGGACTGAACTTCCTCTACGCGCACATGAACCGCGCCATCAAAGAACGTTCCCTCTCAGCCATATACGTCACCGGCCCAGGCCACGGCGGCCCCGGCCTCGTCGCCAACACCTACCTCGAAGGCACCTACACCGAGACCTACCCCAACATCACCCAAGACGAAGCAGGCATGCAGCGCCTCTTCAAACAATTCTCTTTCCCCGGCGGCATCCCCTCCCACGTCGCACCCGAAACCCCAGGCTCCATCCACGAAGGCGGCGAACTTGGCTACGCCCTCTCCCACGCCTACGGCGCCGCCTTCGACAACAAAGACCTCCTCGTATTCACCGTCGTCGGTGACGGCGAAGCCGAAACAGGACCACTGGCCACCTCATGGCACTCCAACAAATTCATCAACCCCAACACAGACGGCGTCGTCCTACCCGTCCTACACCTCAACGGCTACAAAATCGCCAACCCCACCGTTCTAGCCCGCATCCCTGAAGACGAACTCCGCGACCTCATGCGCGGCTACGGCCACAAACCCCACTTCTTCACCGGCGGATTCGATGATGAAGACCCCATCACCACCCACCGCCGATTCGCCGAACTGCTCGACACCTGCCTCGACGAAATCGCCGACATCAAAGCCAAAGCAGCCGAAGGCAACACCGAACGACCCCTATGGCCCATGATCGTCTTCCGCACCCCCAAAGGCTGGACCGGCCCAGCCGAAATCGATGGAAAACGCTCCACCGACTCCTGGCGCGCCCACCAAGTACCCCTGGCTTCGGCCCGCGACACCGAAGAGCACCTCCACGACCTCGAAAAATGGCTCACCTCCTACAACACTGACGAGCTCTTCGACAGCAACGGAAAACTCATCGACGACATCGCAGACCAGGCCCCCCAAGGCGACCTGCGCATGTCCGCCAACCCCATCACCAACGGCGGACTCGTCCTACGCGACCTCAAACTGCCCGACTGGCGCGACTATGCAATCGACGTCAAAACCCCTGGAACCCCCATGACCGAAGCCACCCGTCGCCTCGGCACATACTTCCGCGACGTCATCAAAATGAACCCGGACAACTTCCGCATCTTCGGACCAGACGAAACCGCATCCAACCGACTCCAAGACGTCTACGAAGTCACCGACAAACAGTGGAACGCTGAGTACTACAACACCGACTCCGATGACCACCTCTCCCGCGCTGGCCGCGTCATGGAAATGCTCTCCGAACACCAATGCCAAGGCTGGCTCGAGGGCTATCTCCTCACCGGCCGCCACGGCATGATGAGCTCCTACGAAGCCTTCATCCACATCATCGACTCCATGTTCAACCAACACGCCAAATGGCTGAAAGTCACCAACGAAATCCCGTGGCGTGCCCCCATCGCCTCACTCAACTACCTACTATCCAGCCACGTGTGGCGCCAAGACCACAACGGATTCAGCCACCAAGACCCCGGATTCATCGACCACGTCGTCAACAAAAAATCCGACATCATCCGCGTCTACCTCCCACCGGACACCAACACCCTCCTATCCACCTGGGCCCACTGCCTGCGCTCACACCAGTACGTAAACGTCGTCGTCGCAGGCAAACAGCCCGCCCCGAACTTCCTCTCTGCCGACGAAGCAATGAAACACTGCACCCGCGGCATCGGCATCTGGAAATGGGCAGGCACCGAAGTAGACGGCGAAGAACCCGACGTCGTCCTCGCCTGCGCTGGCGACGTCCCCACCCTAGAAACACTCGCCGCTGCATCGATCCTGCGCGAAGCCATCCCCGACCTGAAAGTACGCGTGGTCAACGTCGTGGACCTGATGCGTCTACAAGACGAAAAAGAACACCCCCACGGCCTATCCAACCGAGAATTCGACAACTACTTCACATCCACCAAACCGGTTATCTTCAACTACCACGGCTACCCATGGCTCATCCACCGACTCACCTACCGCCGCCACGGACACGCCAACATCCACGTCCGTGGCTTCAAAGAAGAAGGCACCACCACAACCCCATTCGACATGGCAATGCGTAACGACATCGACCGTTACCACCTTGTCATGGACGTCATCGACCAGGTGCCATCCCTAGGAGCCAAGTACGCGAATCTACGCCAGTACATGTTCGACGCTCGCACCCACGCCCGCGCCTACGCCTACGCCAACGGCGAAGACATCCCCGCAGTCGCGCAATGGGTCTGGCCAGATGCACAAAACCAAGCCGACGGCCAAGCCGTAGAGGCAACCATCGCCACCGGCGGCGACAACGAATAA
- a CDS encoding alpha/beta fold hydrolase, which translates to MGGVSAAAAAFVGRPAPALDPPVVKIERGTLTSKHWPGRSINWVVTRPEGPSHLVIALHSLGTSANWFVERLDAPGVSRRTGLTVAAVDGGRHYWHRHNNGIDTAAMVVDDFLPLVAALGLDTDRFALTGVSMGGFGALRLAAQLGPTRVMGVGVVAPALRRTPLENPTLMFDNKRAFEVNNPFGKLEQLREIPCAIACGKQDAFYAASKAMAAALPGTPTIFDKGGHTTRYVASHWEPIMHWLAYRCGPPPERPFLDRLFG; encoded by the coding sequence ATGGGAGGGGTGTCGGCAGCGGCTGCGGCTTTTGTAGGTAGGCCTGCCCCGGCTCTGGATCCGCCTGTGGTGAAGATTGAGCGGGGGACGCTGACGTCTAAGCATTGGCCAGGGCGTTCGATTAACTGGGTAGTGACTCGTCCGGAGGGTCCATCGCATCTGGTGATTGCGTTGCATTCTCTGGGTACGAGTGCGAACTGGTTTGTGGAGCGGTTGGATGCTCCAGGTGTTTCGCGGCGTACTGGGTTGACAGTGGCGGCGGTTGATGGGGGGCGTCATTATTGGCACCGCCATAACAATGGTATTGACACTGCGGCAATGGTGGTGGACGATTTTCTGCCCTTGGTGGCCGCGTTAGGCCTGGATACGGACCGTTTTGCCTTGACTGGTGTGTCTATGGGTGGCTTTGGCGCGTTGCGTTTGGCTGCGCAGTTGGGGCCAACGCGGGTGATGGGGGTGGGGGTGGTTGCGCCTGCTCTGCGTCGCACGCCGCTAGAGAACCCCACGCTGATGTTTGATAACAAGCGCGCCTTTGAAGTGAATAATCCGTTCGGAAAGCTGGAGCAGTTGCGTGAGATTCCGTGCGCTATTGCTTGCGGTAAACAGGATGCATTTTATGCGGCTTCGAAGGCGATGGCTGCGGCGTTACCGGGAACACCAACTATTTTTGACAAGGGAGGTCACACCACGCGTTATGTGGCTTCGCATTGGGAACCGATCATGCACTGGCTTGCGTACCGTTGTGGCCCACCCCCGGAGCGTCCTTTCTTAGATCGTTTATTTGGATAA
- a CDS encoding AI-2E family transporter: MSSASTTPSPADSGPGNNPDTRSRPIPQFALILGGLAAIWVVMLGINAQSSLVGPVFLTINLFVVVYPLQQRLNKRGFPPLIGALVSGLLVAAILIAFFGSLAWATARFIVEIPQYQGQFILLYSQMIDWLRGMGISEQQVIEQLEDLQRQVSPSNAVAVLQSALSGLTGILSAFAVLLTVIFVGLIDSMSTDRRAAMLLRTKPSLTHALLDFAQGVRRYWIVSTTFGLIVSAMNVAVLLYLDVPLPWVWGLFTFLTNYIPNIGFVMGLVPPAIMALLANDPLTSLIVIITFSVINFVMQSVIQPKFTGDSVGVTASVSLISLLFWSWALGPLGAILALPATLLLKTILIDIDPDLRWLNVLFASDPSNGEPLAGNPERGAKNTDTTPTEATAPSCPSERHDAASAQG, from the coding sequence GTGAGCAGCGCGTCGACGACCCCCAGCCCCGCCGACTCCGGGCCCGGCAACAACCCAGACACCCGATCGCGACCAATCCCGCAATTCGCGCTCATTCTTGGCGGACTAGCCGCCATCTGGGTCGTCATGCTCGGCATCAATGCCCAATCAAGCCTTGTAGGACCAGTCTTTCTGACCATCAACTTGTTCGTTGTTGTCTACCCACTACAGCAACGACTCAACAAACGAGGCTTTCCACCTCTTATCGGCGCACTCGTATCTGGCCTACTCGTCGCAGCGATCCTCATCGCTTTCTTCGGCTCACTGGCCTGGGCAACTGCACGCTTTATCGTCGAAATACCTCAATACCAAGGGCAATTCATTCTTCTCTACTCTCAGATGATTGACTGGCTCCGCGGCATGGGGATCAGCGAACAACAAGTAATCGAGCAACTCGAAGACCTCCAGCGCCAGGTATCACCCTCCAACGCAGTCGCCGTCCTCCAAAGCGCACTCAGTGGCCTCACCGGCATCCTTTCCGCCTTCGCGGTATTACTGACAGTGATCTTTGTAGGCCTCATCGACTCGATGAGCACAGACCGCCGCGCAGCGATGCTGCTACGCACCAAACCCTCCCTGACCCACGCGCTCTTGGACTTCGCTCAAGGAGTACGCCGTTACTGGATCGTCTCAACCACCTTCGGCCTCATCGTCTCGGCGATGAACGTTGCGGTCCTGCTCTACCTCGATGTCCCCCTGCCATGGGTCTGGGGCCTGTTCACATTCCTCACCAACTACATTCCCAACATCGGATTTGTGATGGGCCTGGTACCACCAGCCATCATGGCGCTCCTGGCCAATGACCCTCTCACCTCGCTCATCGTTATCATCACGTTCTCCGTCATTAACTTCGTGATGCAATCAGTCATCCAGCCAAAGTTCACCGGTGATTCTGTTGGAGTTACCGCCAGCGTCTCCCTCATTTCACTGCTGTTTTGGAGCTGGGCCCTAGGACCTCTCGGAGCGATCCTCGCTCTACCAGCAACGCTGCTTCTCAAAACGATCCTTATCGACATCGACCCAGACCTGCGCTGGCTCAATGTTCTCTTCGCCTCTGATCCCTCCAACGGTGAACCACTAGCTGGCAACCCAGAACGCGGCGCCAAAAACACCGACACCACTCCTACCGAGGCAACAGCGCCTTCCTGCCCTAGCGAGCGTCACGACGCAGCTTCTGCTCAGGGGTAA
- a CDS encoding DUF6297 family protein produces MSTENPPTKTRSQPPIDRTASEDLAHEALITLRSAQIDTTFTRGDIGPWSGLHLVTLLLVMTAIFLWALIRGAGAGLSQSDFIASPPFLATGIILLATGTSVLLATAAGPLGASHPLRSWLLTSPADRATLTRGSYRAIGTACGIIGAVALGFAVSLTGHGPIRILTSTALGFAGGLTLTKILAVGQHRPGSEDIARLAGKVLIAIASLTLTLGILPGWSTVAELYAAPTNTWGPALDLLTTVILILIMWRLEQPMRASARHLSVGALARGGDFVDALSVSTVMLDSTPLRAITRPATRRRLHSTPTRRRGLGALLETDIRRVRRDGFSILAVLCAIPLPATASAVLGTTGGWWAALIVGYYVTATFTDGYTNYARSDSIRRSLPFTPLKARLTLLAAPTAIAATWSFIALILARVHPLTWPILITAALAGAVRSAQPRDIRSASSAMASTPMGVIPLGLLALIARGYDTLLLPGLLVAVGLPIPAFITALAPLAYYLLRNRQT; encoded by the coding sequence ATGAGCACCGAAAACCCACCCACCAAAACCCGTAGCCAACCACCCATCGACCGCACCGCATCCGAAGACCTCGCTCACGAGGCCCTCATCACCCTGCGATCAGCCCAAATCGATACCACCTTCACTCGCGGCGACATTGGCCCCTGGAGCGGACTACACCTAGTCACTCTCCTGCTGGTCATGACCGCCATCTTCCTCTGGGCGCTTATCCGCGGCGCTGGCGCAGGACTATCCCAATCCGACTTCATCGCCTCACCCCCCTTCCTCGCAACCGGCATCATTCTCCTCGCCACCGGCACCAGCGTCCTCCTAGCCACCGCCGCAGGCCCCCTCGGCGCATCACACCCCCTGCGCAGCTGGCTGCTTACCTCCCCGGCCGACCGTGCCACCCTCACCCGCGGTTCCTACCGCGCCATCGGTACCGCTTGCGGCATCATCGGCGCAGTCGCCCTAGGGTTCGCTGTCTCTCTCACCGGCCACGGCCCCATCCGTATCCTCACCTCAACTGCCCTAGGATTCGCTGGCGGGCTGACCCTCACCAAAATCCTCGCCGTCGGGCAACACCGCCCCGGTAGCGAAGACATCGCACGCCTTGCCGGGAAAGTCCTCATCGCCATTGCCTCACTCACCCTTACCCTGGGCATCCTTCCTGGATGGTCCACCGTCGCTGAGCTGTACGCCGCCCCCACCAACACATGGGGACCAGCCCTGGACCTGCTCACCACGGTCATACTCATCCTCATCATGTGGCGCCTAGAACAACCCATGCGAGCCTCCGCACGTCACCTATCCGTAGGAGCACTCGCCCGTGGAGGCGATTTCGTTGACGCACTCAGCGTCTCCACTGTCATGCTCGACTCCACCCCGCTACGCGCCATCACCCGCCCAGCCACCCGCCGTCGCCTACACTCCACCCCCACCCGCCGCCGCGGCCTGGGCGCACTGCTAGAAACAGATATCCGCCGCGTCCGCCGCGACGGATTCAGCATCCTCGCCGTCCTGTGCGCAATTCCACTGCCCGCCACAGCATCCGCAGTTCTAGGCACCACCGGAGGATGGTGGGCCGCACTCATCGTCGGCTACTACGTCACCGCTACCTTCACCGACGGATACACCAACTACGCCCGCTCGGACTCCATCCGCCGAAGCCTGCCCTTCACCCCACTCAAAGCCCGACTCACCCTCCTAGCAGCCCCCACCGCGATCGCAGCTACCTGGTCATTCATCGCCCTCATCTTGGCCCGAGTACACCCCCTGACCTGGCCCATCCTCATCACAGCGGCACTAGCTGGAGCTGTCCGATCCGCCCAACCCCGTGACATCCGTTCCGCCTCATCAGCTATGGCCTCCACCCCTATGGGCGTAATTCCCCTAGGACTTTTAGCTCTCATCGCCCGCGGCTACGACACTCTTCTTTTGCCCGGACTTCTCGTCGCCGTTGGTCTTCCTATTCCCGCATTCATCACCGCATTAGCTCCCCTTGCTTATTACCTCCTGAGAAACCGACAAACATGA